The following proteins are co-located in the Acipenser ruthenus chromosome 35, fAciRut3.2 maternal haplotype, whole genome shotgun sequence genome:
- the LOC117395583 gene encoding sodium channel modifier 1 isoform X1 produces MSFKREGNDASQLNVLKKRRVAELLSHFIPEDEAALLKNGGYTCLVCSYRPVFDTVDMLTVHRAGKRHLEVPLSMLVGLKWFYGKKRGFENEVAKRRHQDYVKAEEEGRQEDPGPAPLLVRTRRITHHALLKSAPYNSCHQKKSRFSGDRPTDDCGPTARNHKPQPVAEGTAGVDAASVTSLPGHSVSQSDQNSRKGKGKKKFRPTGPAEPDPGAVERRRELEHYLKLKSSGWIQDRGGEWVKDENVEFDSDEETPLPAS; encoded by the exons ATGTCATTTAAAAGGGAAGGTAATGACGCGAGTCAACTTAACGTCCTCAAG AAACGTAGAGTGGCCGAACTCCTTTCTCATTTCATCCCAGAAGATGAGGCCGCTTTGCTTAAGAACGGAGG GTACACCTGCTTGGTTTGTTCCTACCGTCCTGTCTTTGACACAGTGGACATGCTGACCGTCCACAGGGCTGGCAAGAGACACCTGGAGG TTCCTCTCTCAATGCTCGTAGGTTTGAAATGGTTTTATGGCAAGAAACGGGGCTTTGAAAACGAAGTTGCTAAACGGAGACATCAAGACTACGTTAAAGCAGAAGAGGAAGGCAGGCAG GAGGATCCTGGTCCTGCTCCCTTATTGGTTCGGACGCGTAGGATTACCCATCATGCTCTGCTGAAATCCGCCCCCTACAACAGCTGCCACCAGAAGAAGTCCAG GTTTTCAGGCGATCGTCCCACAGATGACTGCGGACCGACTGCTAGGAACCACAAACCACAGCCCGTGGCAGAGGGGACCGCCGGCGTGGACGCCGCGTCGGTGACATCACTTCCTGGACACAGCGTCAGCCAATCGG ATCAGAACAGCAGGAAGGGCAAGGGGAAAAAGAAGTTCCGTCCCACTGGTCCTGCAGAACCGGATCCCGGGGCAGTGGAGCGGCGCAGAGAGCTGGAGCACTACCTCAAGCTGAAGAG CTCCGGCTGGATCCAGGACCGGGGTGGGGAGTGGGTGAAGGACGAGAACGTGGAATTCGACTCTGATGAGGAGACCCCCCTCCCTGCTTCCTGA
- the LOC117965135 gene encoding tumor necrosis factor, alpha-induced protein 8-like protein 2 A, producing the protein MEAFSSKDVAMQVQKKILSRMASKSMAHMFVDDTSSEILDELYRVSKEYTGNRGEAHKIMKDLVKVAVKIGVLYRHNKFSADELRLAEEFKKKLHHGAMTAISFYEVEFTFDKAVMSELLTDCRDLLLKLVDKHLTPKSHGRINHVFNHFSDKELLTQLYNPKGPFKGHLQKICTAMNKLVEEGKL; encoded by the exons ATGGAAGCTTTCAGCTCGAAAGACGTGGCCATGCAGGTTCAGAAGAAGATTCTGAGCCGCATGGCCAGCAAGTCAATGGCCCACATGTTCGTGGACGACACGAGCAGCGAGATCCTGGACGAGCTGTACCGGGTGTCGAAGGAGTACACGGGGAACCGCGGAGAGGCTCACAAGATCATGAAGGACCTGGTGAAGGTGGCGGTGAAGATCGGAGTGCTCTACAGACACAACAAGTTCAGCGCTGACGAGCTGCGGCTGGCAGAGGAGTTCAAGAAGAAGCTGCATCACGGAGCAATGACCGCCATCAGCTTCTACGAG gttgaATTTACCTTCGACAAGGCCGTGATGTCAGAGCTGCTCACTGATTGTCGGGACTTGCTTTTGAAACTGGTGGACAAACATCTGACCCCCAAATCCCACGGAAGAATCAACCACGTTTTCAACCACTTCTCCGACAAAGAGCTCCTGACCCAGCTCTACAACCCCAAGGGCCCGTTCAAGGGCCACCTACAAAAGATCTGCACGGCTATGAACAAACTGGTGGAGGAGGGCAAGCTATAG
- the LOC117395584 gene encoding lysM and putative peptidoglycan-binding domain-containing protein 1 encodes MSSLGRPPSSSFTSSSSSSSSSSSSSGGEGLLSGSRTRSYGSLVHSPVRERQLEHLVQPGETLQGLALKYGVTMELIKRANRLYTNDSIFLKKSLYIPVLTNPEAPSSSQSEAGKEEGAGPPQGENGSSTNGAGGGGAGDLSAADFLKRLDGLISQSKEAAVKKIQEGGEKGLLEGDAPFRASAYHSSRGQSPSPRTQQRVLLGPIPLTKTRLTKSLRDHEDEIFKL; translated from the exons atgtcttctTTGGGCCGGCCTCCTTCCTCgtccttcacctcctcctcctcctcctcctcctcctcctcctcctcttcgggCGGCGAGGGTCTGCTGTCCGGCAGCCGGACCCGCTCCTATGGCAGCCTGGTCCACTCTCCGGTTCGGGAGAGGCAGCTGGAGCATCTAGTTCAGCCGGGGGAGACGCTTCAAGGACTGGCTTTGAAGTACGGCGTGACG ATGGAGCTCATCAAACGCGCAAACCGACTGTACACCAACGACTCGATCTTCCTGAAGAAATCCCTCTACATCCCGGTCTTGACCAATCCGGAGGCTCCCTCGAGCAGCCAGTCAGAGGCCGGGAAAGAGGAGGGGGCGGGGCCGCCGCAGGGAGAGAACGGCTCGTCGACCAATGGGGCGGGAGGAGGCGGGGCCGGCGACTTGTCTGCCGCGGACTTCCTGAAGAGATTGGACGGCCTGATCAGCCAATCAAAAGAGGCGGCCGTTAAAAAGATccaggagggaggagagaaggg atTACTGGAAGGCGACGCCCCTTTTCGCGCGTCGGCCTATCACAGCTCTCGAGGGCAGAGCCCCTCCCCCCGGACGCAGCAGCGCGTCCTATTGGGTCCCATTCCGCTGACAAAGACCCGGCTCACTAAGTCTCTGCGGGACCACGAGGACGAAATCTTCAAACTTTGA
- the LOC117395583 gene encoding sodium channel modifier 1 isoform X2, translating to MSFKREGNDASQLNVLKKRRVAELLSHFIPEDEAALLKNGGYTCLVCSYRPVFDTVDMLTVHRAGKRHLEGLKWFYGKKRGFENEVAKRRHQDYVKAEEEGRQEDPGPAPLLVRTRRITHHALLKSAPYNSCHQKKSRFSGDRPTDDCGPTARNHKPQPVAEGTAGVDAASVTSLPGHSVSQSDQNSRKGKGKKKFRPTGPAEPDPGAVERRRELEHYLKLKSSGWIQDRGGEWVKDENVEFDSDEETPLPAS from the exons ATGTCATTTAAAAGGGAAGGTAATGACGCGAGTCAACTTAACGTCCTCAAG AAACGTAGAGTGGCCGAACTCCTTTCTCATTTCATCCCAGAAGATGAGGCCGCTTTGCTTAAGAACGGAGG GTACACCTGCTTGGTTTGTTCCTACCGTCCTGTCTTTGACACAGTGGACATGCTGACCGTCCACAGGGCTGGCAAGAGACACCTGGAGG GTTTGAAATGGTTTTATGGCAAGAAACGGGGCTTTGAAAACGAAGTTGCTAAACGGAGACATCAAGACTACGTTAAAGCAGAAGAGGAAGGCAGGCAG GAGGATCCTGGTCCTGCTCCCTTATTGGTTCGGACGCGTAGGATTACCCATCATGCTCTGCTGAAATCCGCCCCCTACAACAGCTGCCACCAGAAGAAGTCCAG GTTTTCAGGCGATCGTCCCACAGATGACTGCGGACCGACTGCTAGGAACCACAAACCACAGCCCGTGGCAGAGGGGACCGCCGGCGTGGACGCCGCGTCGGTGACATCACTTCCTGGACACAGCGTCAGCCAATCGG ATCAGAACAGCAGGAAGGGCAAGGGGAAAAAGAAGTTCCGTCCCACTGGTCCTGCAGAACCGGATCCCGGGGCAGTGGAGCGGCGCAGAGAGCTGGAGCACTACCTCAAGCTGAAGAG CTCCGGCTGGATCCAGGACCGGGGTGGGGAGTGGGTGAAGGACGAGAACGTGGAATTCGACTCTGATGAGGAGACCCCCCTCCCTGCTTCCTGA